A single genomic interval of Adhaeribacter pallidiroseus harbors:
- a CDS encoding AtpZ/AtpI family protein, whose translation MAPENFSNNSDAEKGKLQSYLKYSGLAFQMLVVLGLAAYGGMKLDAYLGNKNPWFTIFFMVLGVVGSVYKIIISVMKP comes from the coding sequence ATGGCACCCGAAAACTTTAGTAATAATTCTGACGCAGAGAAAGGAAAACTGCAGTCGTATCTTAAATATTCTGGCTTGGCTTTTCAGATGCTTGTTGTGTTAGGATTAGCCGCTTACGGCGGAATGAAATTAGACGCTTATTTAGGCAATAAAAATCCGTGGTTTACTATTTTTTTCATGGTTCTGGGCGTAGTTGGCTCTGTTTATAAAATTATAATTTCGGTAATGAAACCATAA
- the atpB gene encoding F0F1 ATP synthase subunit A gives MKKLLVLLFSFFSFVTIAAEPANEDAAFDPGSMITHHISDEHSWEFAHGTTLHLPVILFGKNGLEIFSSGNFYNEQHELVPYKGYVLEHGHIYYANEEGEPLTETTADGKEKHVGPLDFSITKNVASLFLSVALLLIIFFTIAGRYKSNRGKAPRGIQSFFEPIILFVRDDIAKPNIGPKYERYVPYLLTIFFFIWFNNLLGLMPGGANLTGNIAVTLVLAVFTLLITLFSSNKAYWAHIFNTPGVPAALLPIMVPIELVGILTKPFSLMVRLFANITAGHIIILSLFSLIFIFKSFALGPVSVAFAVFMNFLELFVALLQAYVFTLLTSMYFGGAVEEHDHADDMGHGGH, from the coding sequence ATGAAGAAGTTACTTGTTTTACTATTTTCGTTCTTTTCTTTTGTTACCATTGCTGCTGAGCCCGCGAACGAAGATGCTGCCTTTGATCCGGGCAGCATGATTACGCACCACATTAGTGATGAGCATAGTTGGGAATTCGCGCACGGAACTACCTTGCATTTGCCCGTTATTTTGTTCGGTAAAAATGGATTAGAAATATTTTCTTCGGGTAACTTCTATAACGAGCAGCATGAGTTAGTGCCTTATAAAGGTTACGTACTAGAGCACGGGCATATTTATTATGCTAACGAAGAAGGAGAACCTTTGACGGAAACTACTGCCGACGGTAAAGAAAAGCACGTTGGGCCGTTAGATTTCTCTATAACTAAAAACGTGGCTTCGTTATTTTTAAGCGTTGCTTTATTATTAATTATTTTCTTTACCATAGCGGGCCGTTATAAGTCTAATCGGGGCAAAGCTCCCCGGGGCATTCAATCTTTCTTTGAACCAATCATTTTGTTTGTCCGGGATGATATTGCTAAGCCAAATATTGGTCCGAAATACGAACGCTATGTGCCTTACTTACTCACCATATTCTTCTTTATCTGGTTTAATAACTTGTTAGGTTTAATGCCAGGTGGCGCTAACTTAACCGGTAACATTGCAGTTACTTTGGTACTGGCGGTATTTACTTTGCTTATTACCTTATTCAGCTCTAACAAAGCTTACTGGGCGCATATTTTTAATACTCCCGGCGTGCCTGCTGCATTATTACCCATTATGGTACCCATTGAGTTAGTTGGTATTTTAACAAAGCCCTTCTCTTTAATGGTCCGGTTATTTGCTAATATTACCGCTGGTCACATTATTATTCTAAGTTTATTTTCCCTCATATTTATTTTCAAAAGTTTTGCTCTTGGGCCGGTAAGTGTGGCTTTTGCCGTCTTCATGAACTTCCTGGAGTTGTTCGTGGCTCTATTGCAGGCCTATGTTTTTACCTTATTAACGTCTATGTATTTTGGTGGGGCTGTGGAAGAACATGACCACGCTGACGACATGGGGCATGGCGGACACTAA
- the atpE gene encoding ATP synthase F0 subunit C, translating into MLLALLLQVVQGLSEGTGLAIMGAGIGAGLVALGAGLGIGRIGGSAMESIARQPEATARIQTAMIIAAALIEGVALFGVVVCLLISFIR; encoded by the coding sequence ATGTTGTTAGCACTTTTGCTTCAAGTTGTGCAAGGCCTTTCTGAAGGTACAGGTTTAGCAATTATGGGTGCCGGTATCGGTGCTGGTTTAGTTGCTTTGGGTGCCGGTTTAGGTATCGGTAGAATTGGTGGCTCCGCCATGGAATCTATCGCCCGTCAGCCAGAAGCTACTGCTCGTATCCAAACCGCAATGATTATTGCGGCTGCTCTTATTGAAGGGGTAGCACTGTTTGGTGTGGTAGTTTGTCTGCTTATTTCATTCATAAGGTAG
- a CDS encoding F0F1 ATP synthase subunit B has protein sequence MELITPGIGLIFWQTITFIVVLFLLSKFAWRPIMASLREREQSIESALSMAERAKLEMQALKADNEKLLQEARVERDRILKEAVDNGRALIEDAKNRATAESNRIFTQAKAEIENEKKSALAEVKNVAATVSIEIAERILRHELRDTGSQQALVQEYLKDVKLN, from the coding sequence ATGGAATTGATTACCCCTGGTATAGGCCTCATCTTCTGGCAAACCATAACCTTTATTGTTGTTTTATTTTTGCTTTCAAAATTTGCCTGGCGCCCCATTATGGCTTCATTGCGCGAGCGGGAGCAATCCATTGAGTCGGCCTTAAGTATGGCCGAAAGAGCTAAGCTGGAGATGCAAGCCTTAAAAGCTGACAATGAAAAATTATTGCAGGAAGCTCGGGTAGAACGTGATCGGATTTTAAAAGAAGCTGTCGATAATGGCCGAGCCCTAATTGAAGATGCTAAGAACCGGGCTACCGCCGAAAGTAATCGCATTTTTACTCAAGCAAAAGCCGAAATTGAAAACGAGAAAAAATCCGCTTTGGCAGAAGTGAAGAATGTAGCCGCTACTGTTTCGATAGAAATAGCGGAGCGTATTTTAAGACATGAGCTTCGTGATACCGGATCGCAGCAAGCCTTAGTACAAGAATATTTAAAAGATGTAAAATTAAACTAG
- the atpH gene encoding ATP synthase F1 subunit delta translates to MSDVRVASRYAKSLIELAQERGILENVYQDMLLFTKTVTASRDLGLMLRNPIVKHDKKLAVLKAIFTGKVNDLTLSFFTIITEKNREAVLSSVATEFITQYNLLKKIQKAQIITATPLTPELRAEFNRMVINRTGMETVVLEEKVDPALIGGFVLRIGDVQIDDSVSTSLLRLKNKLKDNSYTSQL, encoded by the coding sequence ATGTCTGATGTTAGAGTTGCTTCCCGTTATGCCAAATCGTTGATTGAATTAGCGCAGGAAAGAGGTATTCTGGAGAATGTGTATCAGGATATGTTGCTTTTTACAAAAACAGTAACTGCTAGTCGCGACTTAGGTTTAATGCTGCGCAACCCTATTGTAAAGCACGATAAGAAGTTAGCCGTATTAAAAGCAATATTTACGGGCAAGGTAAATGATCTAACTTTATCGTTCTTTACCATTATAACGGAAAAAAACCGGGAAGCTGTTCTTAGTAGCGTAGCAACAGAATTTATAACCCAGTATAATTTGTTAAAAAAAATACAAAAAGCGCAGATTATCACGGCTACTCCACTTACTCCTGAATTACGAGCCGAGTTTAATCGCATGGTAATAAATCGGACTGGCATGGAAACGGTAGTTCTGGAAGAAAAAGTAGATCCGGCGTTAATCGGTGGCTTTGTTTTGCGGATTGGGGATGTACAGATTGATGATTCGGTTAGTACCAGCCTATTGCGCTTAAAAAATAAATTAAAAGATAATTCTTACACTAGTCAATTATAA
- the atpA gene encoding F0F1 ATP synthase subunit alpha, giving the protein MAEVRPDEVSAILREQLSNFRTEAELEEVGTVLQVGDGVARIYGLSKAQSGELLEFENGLQALVLNLEEDNVGAVMLGDYSEIKEGATVKRTNKIASIQVGDAMVGRVVNTLGLPIDGKGPIAGPLYDMPLERKAPGVIFRQPVNEPMQTGIKAIDSMIPIGRGQRELIIGDRQTGKSAVAIDTIINQKEFYQRGEPVFCIYVAVGQKASTVAQVVNALTQGGAMDYTVVVSAAASDPAPMQFFAPFTGAAIGEFFRDTGRPALVVYDDLSKQAVAYREVSLLLRRPPGREAYPGDVFYLHSRLLERAAKINASDEIARNMNDLPESIKHLVKGGGSLTALPLIETQAGDVSAYIPTNVISITDGQIFLETNLFNSGIRPAINVGISVSRVGGNAQIKSMKKVAGTLKLDQAQFRELEAFAKFGSDLDASTKLTIERGRRNLEVLKQAQFSPVPVAQQVAIIYCCTNGLIDDVPVNEVRNFEQEFLRSMELNHRDALDLLRAGKLEEGAIGAIKQVAKEVSARYKK; this is encoded by the coding sequence ATGGCAGAAGTTAGACCTGATGAAGTATCAGCGATATTAAGAGAACAGTTATCCAATTTCAGAACCGAAGCCGAGTTAGAAGAAGTAGGAACTGTATTGCAGGTAGGGGATGGGGTAGCTCGCATCTACGGCTTGTCTAAAGCCCAATCGGGTGAATTGTTAGAATTTGAGAATGGTTTACAAGCGCTAGTTCTAAACTTAGAAGAAGATAACGTAGGAGCCGTAATGCTCGGTGACTACAGCGAAATAAAAGAAGGTGCTACTGTTAAACGCACCAATAAAATTGCCAGCATTCAAGTAGGTGATGCCATGGTAGGCCGGGTAGTAAATACTTTAGGTCTGCCAATTGATGGTAAAGGACCAATTGCTGGACCGTTGTACGATATGCCTTTGGAAAGAAAAGCTCCTGGGGTAATTTTCCGTCAGCCGGTAAACGAACCGATGCAAACCGGTATTAAGGCGATTGACTCCATGATTCCAATCGGACGGGGGCAGCGGGAATTAATCATTGGTGACCGTCAAACTGGAAAGTCCGCGGTTGCTATTGATACTATTATCAATCAAAAAGAATTTTATCAAAGAGGCGAGCCTGTTTTCTGTATTTATGTAGCTGTAGGGCAAAAAGCATCTACGGTAGCTCAGGTGGTAAATGCGTTAACGCAAGGTGGCGCTATGGATTACACGGTAGTGGTTTCTGCTGCTGCTTCTGATCCGGCCCCAATGCAGTTCTTTGCTCCTTTTACCGGCGCAGCTATTGGTGAGTTCTTCCGGGATACCGGTCGTCCGGCGTTAGTGGTATACGATGATTTATCTAAACAAGCGGTTGCTTACCGCGAAGTATCTTTATTGTTACGTCGTCCGCCAGGACGGGAAGCTTACCCTGGTGATGTATTTTATCTGCACTCTCGTTTGTTAGAACGGGCCGCAAAAATTAATGCTTCTGATGAGATTGCCCGGAACATGAACGATTTACCAGAATCGATTAAGCACTTGGTAAAAGGGGGTGGCTCTTTAACAGCATTGCCTTTAATTGAAACACAAGCTGGTGACGTTTCGGCGTATATTCCCACCAACGTAATCTCTATTACCGATGGCCAGATATTCCTGGAAACGAACTTGTTTAACTCGGGTATTCGTCCGGCCATTAACGTAGGGATTTCGGTATCGCGGGTAGGCGGAAATGCCCAAATTAAATCCATGAAAAAAGTAGCCGGTACATTAAAGCTGGATCAAGCGCAATTCCGGGAATTGGAAGCGTTTGCTAAATTTGGTTCAGACTTAGATGCATCTACTAAATTAACGATTGAACGCGGTCGCCGGAATTTGGAAGTGTTGAAACAAGCTCAGTTCTCTCCGGTGCCGGTTGCGCAGCAAGTAGCTATAATTTACTGCTGTACCAACGGTTTAATTGATGATGTGCCAGTAAACGAAGTAAGAAACTTTGAACAAGAGTTTCTGCGTAGCATGGAACTGAACCACCGGGATGCTTTAGACCTATTGCGTGCAGGTAAGTTAGAAGAAGGCGCCATTGGAGCCATTAAACAAGTTGCGAAAGAAGTTTCGGCGAGATACAAAAAATAA
- the atpG gene encoding ATP synthase F1 subunit gamma, translating to MASLKEVRSRIVSVTSTQQITKAMKMVAAAKLRRAQDNIIRMRPYAQRLGSILANLSRLTDDSTSNVYAERREINRVLVVVITSDRGLAGAFNSNVLKAVNSLVNEQYSRQMAAGQVDFLAIGRRGHDYLSKRGSKLIGNYTHVFAQLSFDTVRVAAEYAMNAFRAGEYDQVDIVYNEFKNVATQIIRTEQFLPIQEHAPVVSATNTTTNTDYIFEPSKEQIIAELIPKSLKIQFYKAVLESNASEHGARMTAMDKATDNAGELLKQLKLTYNRSRQAAITTEILEIVGGAEALAASR from the coding sequence ATGGCCAGTTTAAAAGAAGTACGAAGTCGAATTGTTTCGGTAACCTCCACCCAGCAAATTACCAAGGCAATGAAAATGGTGGCGGCGGCTAAATTACGGCGGGCGCAAGATAATATTATCCGAATGCGGCCTTACGCACAACGTTTAGGCAGCATTCTAGCGAATTTGTCTCGTTTAACGGATGATTCTACGTCTAACGTGTACGCCGAGCGACGGGAAATTAATCGGGTATTGGTGGTAGTTATTACTTCGGACCGAGGTTTGGCAGGAGCTTTTAACAGCAATGTTTTAAAAGCAGTTAACAGCTTAGTAAATGAGCAATATAGCCGCCAAATGGCAGCCGGTCAAGTAGATTTCTTAGCCATTGGCCGACGCGGACACGATTATTTATCTAAACGGGGATCTAAGTTAATAGGTAATTATACGCACGTTTTTGCGCAACTTTCGTTCGATACGGTTAGGGTAGCAGCTGAATACGCCATGAATGCTTTTCGGGCGGGCGAATACGATCAGGTTGATATTGTGTACAACGAATTTAAGAACGTAGCTACCCAAATTATCCGTACAGAGCAATTTTTGCCTATTCAGGAGCACGCACCTGTTGTATCGGCAACCAACACGACCACGAATACAGATTATATCTTTGAGCCGTCGAAAGAGCAGATTATTGCGGAATTAATTCCTAAATCGTTGAAGATACAATTCTATAAAGCAGTTCTGGAATCTAATGCTTCCGAACACGGGGCTCGAATGACCGCTATGGACAAAGCAACAGACAATGCAGGTGAATTGTTAAAACAATTAAAATTAACGTACAACCGTTCGCGCCAAGCGGCTATTACCACCGAAATCCTCGAGATTGTTGGCGGAGCAGAAGCGTTGGCTGCAAGCAGATAA
- the pafA gene encoding alkaline phosphatase PafA → MKRYISFPYSSLLGCLLLLSTAVFAQKKSKKENTSVLARPKLVVGIVVDQMRYDYLYRYWDKYGEGGFKRLMQQGFNFKNTHYNYVPTATAPGHTSIYTGTTPGRHGIIGNNWYVRETGKSIYCTDDLTVKGVGTTADAGKMSPANMLATTITDELKLATNQQAKVIGVCIKDRGSILPAGHAANAAYWYDSEVKGFISSTFYMTQLPAWVQQFNNRNLPNTYLKNPWTTLLPVAQYTESTPDDNNFENTFVGEDRPVFPHNLPELQAKNPDIFRTTPFGNTYTKDFAIETLKAEKMGQGNFTDFLALSFSSTDYVGHHFGPNSIEVEDTYLRLDKDLADFLQFLDSYIGKDNVLIFLTADHAAANNVAYLNSLRIPADSEAPKNTQDSLKQYLNTQYGVGNWVEAYINQQVYLNHKLIKSKKINLPEIQQKVADYLLQFNSVQRTITATTLMQSNWASGLISFVANGYFPKRSGDVMVTLQPGWIEGYSGRLTKGTTHGTSGNYDTHVPLLWYGWKVKPGESAHPASITDIAPTVAYALSIQEPNACSGQPLQEVLRY, encoded by the coding sequence GTGAAAAGATACATTTCATTTCCATATAGCAGCCTGCTTGGTTGCCTTCTGCTATTATCTACCGCCGTTTTTGCCCAAAAGAAAAGTAAAAAAGAAAACACTAGTGTACTAGCCAGGCCCAAATTAGTCGTGGGGATTGTGGTTGACCAGATGCGTTATGACTACTTGTACCGATATTGGGATAAGTATGGAGAAGGTGGTTTCAAAAGGTTGATGCAGCAAGGCTTTAATTTTAAAAATACGCATTATAACTACGTACCAACCGCTACGGCACCAGGTCATACTTCTATTTATACTGGAACAACTCCGGGAAGACACGGAATAATTGGCAATAACTGGTACGTTCGCGAAACTGGTAAATCTATCTACTGTACCGACGATTTAACGGTAAAAGGAGTAGGCACTACTGCGGACGCTGGTAAAATGTCTCCGGCCAATATGCTGGCTACCACTATTACGGATGAACTGAAACTCGCAACGAATCAACAAGCAAAAGTAATTGGCGTTTGCATTAAAGACCGGGGATCCATATTGCCAGCGGGGCATGCGGCTAATGCTGCTTACTGGTACGATTCGGAGGTAAAAGGCTTTATATCCAGTACTTTTTACATGACCCAATTACCAGCCTGGGTGCAGCAATTCAATAACCGGAACTTACCTAATACTTATTTAAAAAATCCCTGGACAACGCTTTTGCCAGTAGCTCAATATACCGAAAGTACGCCCGACGATAATAATTTTGAAAATACCTTTGTAGGCGAAGACCGCCCAGTTTTCCCCCACAACTTACCAGAACTTCAAGCAAAAAACCCGGATATCTTCCGCACAACTCCGTTTGGGAATACCTACACCAAAGATTTTGCCATTGAAACTTTAAAGGCCGAAAAGATGGGTCAGGGAAATTTCACTGATTTTTTAGCACTAAGTTTCTCCAGTACAGATTATGTTGGTCATCATTTCGGGCCAAACTCGATTGAGGTAGAAGATACGTACCTTCGGTTAGATAAAGACTTAGCCGATTTTCTTCAATTCTTAGATTCGTATATCGGAAAAGATAACGTATTAATTTTTCTGACGGCCGATCATGCCGCCGCTAATAATGTAGCGTATTTGAATTCGTTAAGAATACCCGCTGATAGTGAAGCACCCAAAAATACACAGGATTCCTTAAAGCAATATTTAAACACGCAGTATGGGGTGGGCAATTGGGTAGAGGCGTACATTAACCAGCAAGTGTATTTAAATCATAAGCTTATAAAAAGTAAGAAAATTAATTTACCCGAAATACAGCAAAAAGTAGCCGACTATCTGTTACAGTTTAATAGCGTTCAGCGGACTATAACGGCCACTACGCTCATGCAATCGAACTGGGCCAGTGGGTTAATCAGTTTTGTGGCGAATGGCTATTTCCCAAAACGGTCTGGCGACGTAATGGTAACTCTACAACCTGGTTGGATAGAAGGCTATTCTGGTAGATTAACCAAGGGAACTACGCACGGCACATCGGGCAATTATGACACGCATGTGCCCTTATTGTGGTACGGCTGGAAGGTAAAGCCCGGTGAATCGGCTCACCCAGCCAGTATTACGGATATTGCTCCTACGGTGGCCTATGCCTTATCTATTCAGGAACCAAATGCATGTTCCGGGCAGCCATTGCAGGAAGTTTTACGTTATTAG
- a CDS encoding inorganic diphosphatase yields MTRKNNPWHSVKFGENAPEVVTGIIEIPKGSKAKYELDKDSGLLKLDRVLFSSVHYPANYGFIPQTYCDDSDPLDILVICSIDVHPMCIIEAKVIGVMQMIDNNEEDDKIIAVAKNDMSVNHISDISQLPPHTLLEIRRFFEDYKKLENKEVVVEQFLGREQAYEIINKSIELYNTTFRNKPELTER; encoded by the coding sequence ATGACAAGAAAAAATAACCCCTGGCACAGTGTGAAGTTTGGCGAGAACGCGCCAGAAGTAGTTACTGGTATTATTGAAATACCAAAAGGTTCTAAAGCAAAATATGAATTAGATAAAGACAGTGGTTTATTAAAATTAGACCGCGTTTTGTTTTCATCGGTTCATTATCCGGCTAATTACGGGTTCATTCCGCAAACGTATTGCGATGATAGTGACCCGCTGGATATCTTAGTAATTTGCTCTATTGATGTACATCCGATGTGTATTATCGAAGCCAAAGTAATTGGGGTAATGCAGATGATTGATAACAACGAAGAGGATGACAAAATCATTGCCGTGGCTAAGAATGATATGTCCGTAAATCACATTAGTGATATCTCGCAATTGCCCCCGCATACTTTATTAGAAATCCGTCGCTTTTTTGAGGATTATAAAAAACTCGAAAACAAAGAAGTAGTGGTAGAACAGTTTTTAGGTAGAGAGCAGGCTTACGAAATTATTAACAAAAGCATTGAGTTATATAATACTACTTTCCGGAATAAACCTGAATTAACCGAAAGATAA
- a CDS encoding UbiA prenyltransferase family protein, with translation MRVLSFFRIIGRGILFSNLFIATCAFGLVCQTYLLLHLPVRYWQACLAFLATFFIYNLDGLLPYKFNQNVIVSERKVWLMNNRSVLLFSIGLAAIMAVFLFIRYGQPHYFWLIGHLVAISFFYSWRIIPQKNGVSIPLRNIPLLKIFLIAYVWSCVTVILPLLALAVDNFLLSTNVGILFMRRFTFLFALTLVFDIRDYKKDKITHTLTFPGLVGVFSTKVFASLLLLVFAVLTWYSESGSALIHLELSAGLALLVVWFSTENRSDYYFLIFADGMMLVQSILVLMATH, from the coding sequence TTGAGGGTACTTTCTTTTTTCCGGATTATAGGACGGGGTATTTTGTTCAGCAATTTGTTTATTGCAACCTGTGCTTTCGGATTAGTATGCCAAACTTATTTATTATTACATTTACCCGTTAGGTATTGGCAAGCTTGTTTAGCTTTTCTGGCTACCTTTTTTATCTACAACTTGGATGGATTGCTGCCTTATAAGTTTAATCAGAATGTAATAGTATCGGAGCGCAAAGTTTGGTTAATGAACAACCGAAGCGTTTTGTTATTTTCGATTGGTCTCGCGGCTATAATGGCTGTATTCTTGTTTATCCGCTACGGCCAGCCGCATTATTTTTGGCTTATTGGGCACTTAGTAGCTATTTCATTCTTTTACTCCTGGCGCATTATCCCGCAAAAAAATGGAGTTTCTATTCCGTTGCGCAACATACCTTTATTAAAAATTTTTTTAATTGCTTATGTCTGGAGTTGCGTTACGGTAATTCTGCCGTTACTAGCTTTAGCTGTGGATAATTTTCTATTATCTACCAACGTAGGTATATTATTTATGCGACGTTTTACTTTTTTGTTTGCTTTAACCTTAGTATTTGATATCCGAGATTATAAAAAAGACAAGATTACCCATACGCTTACTTTCCCGGGTTTGGTGGGCGTATTTTCAACGAAAGTTTTTGCTTCGCTGTTACTGCTGGTATTTGCCGTTCTCACCTGGTATTCCGAAAGTGGTTCCGCCTTAATACATCTGGAGCTATCGGCCGGATTGGCTTTATTAGTGGTATGGTTTAGTACGGAAAACCGGAGCGACTATTATTTTTTAATTTTTGCCGATGGCATGATGCTGGTTCAATCAATATTAGTATTAATGGCAACTCACTAA
- a CDS encoding NAD(P)H-hydrate dehydratase, translating into MKILTAAQTRLADAYTAEQENITSLELMERAVKAFLAWFEDKFTSKTGRPVLIFCGPGNNGGDGLAIARLLHQHNYNVQVFILSTNGSYAPDFKANLNRLPEEIVRKHLQQASDFPEIPANALVLDTLFGTGLNRPLSGFITDLVQYINQSLATVIAVDMPTGLFADAPNAPEDIIIEADFTLSFELPKLAFLLPSKALYVGEWTVVPIGLSVKFISQAPSSYFYISPDVAAAILKPRPKYGHKGSFGHALLISGSYGKMGATVLSSRACLRSGVGLLTVYCPSAGYFILQTAVPEAMTVTDPKEQYTSQLPDISTYNAIGIGPGLGKASATHQLVKQLLETTKAPLVIDADALNIISEDENLKKSIPPDSILTPHPKEFERLAGIAQNDYHRLELLKEFCQEHSCYVVLKGAHTCIGTPVGTFYFNSTGNPGMATGGTGDVLTGIITALVAQHYSPLESCIVGVYLHGLAGDLVKAEIGEQALLASDMVSYLGKAFLEVQSYDHKKKKF; encoded by the coding sequence ATGAAGATTCTTACAGCCGCTCAGACACGCCTCGCCGATGCTTATACTGCTGAGCAGGAAAATATAACTTCGCTGGAACTAATGGAACGGGCTGTAAAAGCGTTTCTAGCGTGGTTCGAAGATAAGTTTACTTCTAAAACCGGCCGACCCGTTTTAATCTTTTGTGGTCCGGGTAATAACGGGGGTGATGGCTTGGCAATAGCCCGGCTTCTGCATCAGCATAACTACAATGTGCAGGTTTTTATCTTATCCACTAATGGCTCTTATGCACCTGATTTCAAGGCTAATTTAAACCGTTTGCCGGAAGAAATTGTCAGAAAACACCTGCAACAGGCCAGCGACTTTCCAGAAATTCCAGCGAATGCCCTGGTGTTAGATACTTTGTTTGGTACGGGTCTTAATCGTCCGTTATCCGGGTTTATAACAGATTTGGTACAATACATTAACCAGAGCCTGGCTACAGTAATTGCCGTGGATATGCCGACGGGCTTATTTGCTGATGCACCTAATGCACCTGAAGATATTATTATTGAAGCTGATTTTACTTTATCGTTTGAGTTACCCAAGCTAGCATTTCTTTTACCAAGCAAGGCCTTATATGTAGGTGAATGGACGGTAGTACCTATTGGATTAAGTGTTAAATTTATTTCGCAAGCGCCATCCTCCTACTTTTATATTTCTCCGGATGTGGCTGCTGCTATTTTAAAACCCCGGCCAAAGTACGGACATAAAGGCTCTTTTGGTCATGCTTTGTTAATTAGCGGCAGTTATGGTAAAATGGGGGCCACGGTACTTTCGTCGCGGGCCTGTTTACGAAGCGGAGTGGGATTGCTTACCGTATATTGCCCATCGGCGGGGTATTTTATTTTGCAAACCGCTGTACCCGAAGCCATGACAGTAACCGACCCCAAGGAGCAGTATACGTCGCAATTACCGGATATAAGCACGTACAATGCTATTGGAATTGGCCCAGGCTTAGGAAAAGCCTCCGCTACGCACCAGTTAGTAAAACAATTACTCGAAACTACGAAAGCACCTCTGGTAATAGATGCGGATGCTCTCAATATCATCTCGGAAGACGAAAATTTAAAAAAATCTATTCCGCCGGATAGTATCCTAACGCCACATCCTAAAGAGTTTGAACGTTTAGCGGGCATTGCTCAAAATGATTATCACCGGCTGGAGTTGTTGAAAGAGTTTTGCCAGGAACATAGTTGTTATGTTGTTTTAAAAGGGGCGCATACGTGTATTGGCACTCCGGTCGGTACTTTTTACTTTAACAGTACTGGAAATCCCGGCATGGCTACCGGCGGTACCGGCGATGTACTTACCGGTATTATAACTGCTTTGGTAGCACAACATTATTCTCCATTAGAATCTTGCATTGTGGGCGTTTACTTGCACGGCCTGGCCGGTGATTTAGTGAAAGCCGAGATAGGCGAACAAGCACTTCTTGCTTCCGACATGGTATCGTATTTAGGTAAAGCTTTTTTAGAAGTACAATCATACGATCACAAAAAGAAAAAATTTTAA